The genomic segment CCGCCGGCGAAGCAAGCTCTGCCGTGTCTCGTGGGCTCGACGCGGAATGTCGGCCGCCGTCCGGCGCTCAAGATGTGCGCGTGTGATCTGTTGCAGAAGCCGCCATGGACGTGAAGAAGAAGCAAATGGATCTCCTGAGCAACAGTATGGCGGCTTACGCGCACATCAAGGGTGAGTTGCGTCGTCTCCTCGTGAGAGGAGAAAAACGTCACTTAAGCATTACTGCGCTGGAATGAAACTTTGAAAACTGAAAGGAatgcatcaaaactgaaaatcaagggAGGAAATCACTAAGCCGACTCAGCGCAGTTCTTTTGATGAGATTCCTTTGAAATCTTGACTCGGCACCGGCGAGCGAGTCTTGAGTCAAGCTAACGTTGAGCAGAGCTCGCATTTTCCGCCGGGTGGGATAGCAAACGGTAGCAGCGCGTTGCGACGTTTCCGTTGAAGCGCCTCCTCCCGCCCGTGTTTCGCAGGCAACCCGGAGAGCTTCGGCCTCTACTTTGTGCTGGGCGTGTGCTTCGGCCTGCTTCTGACGCTCTGCTTGCTGGTCATGCGCATCTCCTGCGAGCCGCGCCACCggacggccgccgccgccgccgcgcccgAGAAAAAAATACCGCGGGACGAGGAGGAGCGGGAAAGCGCCGGGGAGGAAGACGACGCGGACGACGTGGAAGCGGCCCCCCCGCCGCTCGCCGTCGCCACCGAGATCCCCGCCGGGAACGGCGGCGCGGGCGACGTGTTCGCCTCGGCCGAGGAGCTGGAGAGGGCGCAGCGGCTGGAGGAGCGCGAACGCATCATCCGGGAAATCTGGAGGAACGGACAGCCGGACGTCCTGGGATCGGGAACGGCCACCGTCGGGAGAGTGCGCTACTACTAACGCGTgccgggcccccccccccgagactcCGAGTTGGGAAGCCGAGCGCATTTGAAGTATGCCGCCGATTCGTTGACTTGAaatgcgcaccccccccaaaaagtcagcGCGGAGATTGGGGCTGAGCCGTATCACGGTTGCTCATTGGATGGCAAAAATGCCACAACTTGGAGGTGCTGCAAGTTGGCAGCAAAGCGCCacttctagttttttttttttggctggggTCTCTGCTCATTTCAGCAGACTTCCTTGACGCCAAAACGCCGGCGGCTGGCCCGTCGGCCGATGGGATCGAAAATCGCTCCCGTAAAACGCGTCTTTTGGCTTGAGATACGACGGAATGGAGACAAAGCAACGAACACGGAGAGCATCGCGGAAGACGGCACCATCGCCGCGTCTGCTTGGATGCATTTGGTGCCGTCTGCAGTCCCGCggctaaagaaaagaaaaaatgcttGAGCTTGTCTCAGCTGGTCCgcgacacccccccaaaaaaaggtcggGTGCTGCGCTCGGAAAAACGCCGCAGAGTTTCAACGCGATGCCGCTCAAATTGCTTCGGCCTCCTCGAAAGCtaaaccccccccaaatattCTCAGCAAACGCCTTCTGGGgaggaaaaagaacaaaacatcgCTAAAGCCGTGAATGCTAAAGTGCAAATCAGCAGCTGTGCAAGGTGGACTTGAATTGGAGGTCGAGCTCCCTTTGCGTTTGGggaaagggggggcggggggacattCTCTGTCCATGTCCTTCACTTTTTGGGAGCAGTTTGTGCGCTGAGCGGAGAGTAGGACGGCCGTCGCCCAAGTTCTGCCGCGGCAACAAAGAAAACGACTCGGTGAGAACACCAACCTATCGCTTAGCCtgggggtggggctgggggggcggggcgtaCTGAAATGAAGGTCAAAACGAagcggaaatgaaagcattccgCTCAAATCAATAGCAGATGCCGCCTCGGGGGGCAAAGGGATTTATCAGCAGAAACATTTGGCAGCGTGTTCCTCATTTGCAAGGGAGCCTCGCCTCGCGTGCCTTATTTGGAATGGAAAGGCATCCCTGGAAGAAAATCTCAGGCTCgaaccacaaacaaaacgggACCTCTTGTGGGAGAGAAAAACGTTTGTACGCGGCCGGCCGCTGAACAGGAAGCGCCCGCATCTGGTGGGATGGTTCAGAAGGagggggtcggggtgggggtggctcCAAATGGACCTTCCACCGTAGCCACACAAGTAAAAGCGTGTGGGCTATCCACTTCAATCCCTCCCCTCAGTCAtgaccctgaatcggttcccGAGGAgcaacccagtcagcaaaatcggTCTGGCCCAGCTCCGGGGCAGACGCGacacgtacactcggcccacatacgtcaatgaatgacggtcctgcagtggcccacatctggcatccatgatgtgggccgcattgtaaaaccatatccgGTCCTAACCAGGGAACGGGATCCTGATATCAGCCCGAATTCAACCTCAAccaagccacatctttcatgagccatatgtgacccacattaaaaaacacgactgtgataaaaatatgtttattgtcataatttgtgaacttgacatataactccacatagaaaaatgcacttttctttattcaacagtgaacacaaagtccaaattgggatgcagcttacttatagtaaggcgttttttgcccgaaaaaaacgaccatgta from the Hippocampus zosterae strain Florida chromosome 5, ASM2543408v3, whole genome shotgun sequence genome contains:
- the eva1ba gene encoding eva-1 homolog Ba yields the protein MDVKKKQMDLLSNSMAAYAHIKGNPESFGLYFVLGVCFGLLLTLCLLVMRISCEPRHRTAAAAAAPEKKIPRDEEERESAGEEDDADDVEAAPPPLAVATEIPAGNGGAGDVFASAEELERAQRLEERERIIREIWRNGQPDVLGSGTATVGRVRYY